One part of the Bacteroidia bacterium genome encodes these proteins:
- a CDS encoding PDZ domain-containing protein: protein MHYTLDVSSSIQQCIRLSLKTHCEKGSQVFHLPTWRPGRYILQEYERLITDVEVWNDEDQKLPVKKLGTHSWEVQCPESTTLTISYLYYCNNSDAGGSYLDQEGLYINGINLFLYQKEKIDEPCTLDLLIPEDYQIGGALKEQGKGYYFENFHQLVDTPFFAGRKLIKHEFEVAGIPMFLWFQGDCKPALNKMEEDIRAYTEAQLKMFAEFPVQEYHYLYVMLPYPYRHGVEHYNSTVIAMGPGHRLMQSPMYKSFLEISSHELFHTWNVKALRPADMYPYRYDERNYSKLHYITEGITTYYGDLMLWKSQVWNIKQWIEAINGELRRHYSMGGKEFISLEQASFDSWVNGYTNEGIPNRRISFYTKGNIVSMLIDGKIRKATANKASLDTAVGLLYHRVTKENRGYTKEDYIKALEDVSGESFTEFFKKYISGIADLQEPLSEMGEYMGLKLIESPPERLEQIVWGLKSSNLSEIGVKIENLLPASPLALAGLNKGDEIIAINGKKIKKDLEHLLGYFAEESEVELHYFHRNKLYQVSVPLIVQKRFMVPQFMPLANPSSEQLLNRASWQKVELFQPSTYVKEEKA from the coding sequence ATGCATTATACTCTTGATGTCAGCTCTTCTATCCAGCAATGTATCCGCCTAAGCCTAAAAACACATTGTGAAAAAGGTAGTCAGGTTTTCCATCTCCCTACCTGGAGACCGGGAAGATATATTTTGCAGGAATATGAGCGACTCATCACGGATGTGGAAGTCTGGAATGATGAAGATCAAAAACTCCCTGTAAAAAAACTGGGAACACATAGTTGGGAGGTTCAGTGTCCGGAAAGCACAACCCTTACGATCTCCTACCTATACTATTGCAATAATTCTGATGCCGGAGGTTCTTACCTGGATCAGGAAGGCCTCTATATAAATGGGATCAACCTCTTTCTTTATCAAAAAGAAAAAATTGACGAGCCATGTACCCTGGATCTTTTAATTCCGGAAGACTACCAAATTGGAGGAGCCCTGAAAGAGCAAGGCAAAGGCTACTACTTTGAGAACTTCCATCAATTGGTAGACACACCATTTTTTGCAGGGAGAAAGCTCATCAAACATGAGTTTGAAGTAGCAGGGATTCCTATGTTTCTCTGGTTTCAGGGAGATTGTAAACCTGCCCTTAACAAAATGGAGGAGGACATTCGGGCCTATACAGAAGCTCAGTTGAAAATGTTTGCAGAGTTTCCGGTGCAGGAGTACCATTACCTCTATGTCATGCTTCCCTATCCATATCGGCATGGGGTTGAGCACTACAATTCGACCGTCATTGCCATGGGACCTGGACATAGACTTATGCAAAGTCCTATGTATAAATCCTTTTTGGAGATTTCTTCCCATGAGCTTTTTCATACCTGGAATGTAAAAGCCCTTCGCCCGGCAGATATGTATCCCTATAGATACGATGAACGCAACTATTCCAAATTGCACTACATCACAGAAGGGATCACTACCTACTATGGCGATTTGATGCTTTGGAAATCTCAGGTCTGGAATATCAAGCAGTGGATAGAAGCTATAAATGGAGAATTGAGGAGACATTATAGCATGGGAGGGAAGGAATTCATTTCACTAGAGCAGGCCAGTTTCGACAGTTGGGTCAATGGCTACACCAATGAAGGCATCCCCAATCGTCGGATTTCCTTTTATACCAAAGGAAATATTGTCTCTATGCTGATCGATGGAAAAATCAGAAAGGCAACAGCTAATAAGGCATCTCTCGATACTGCTGTAGGACTCCTTTATCACAGAGTCACCAAAGAAAACCGAGGATACACCAAAGAGGATTATATAAAAGCGCTGGAAGATGTCAGCGGAGAATCTTTTACCGAATTTTTCAAAAAATACATCTCAGGAATAGCCGACCTGCAAGAGCCTCTCTCAGAGATGGGGGAATATATGGGGCTCAAATTGATTGAATCTCCTCCTGAAAGACTGGAACAAATCGTCTGGGGACTTAAATCCAGCAACCTCAGCGAAATAGGGGTAAAAATCGAAAACTTATTGCCGGCAAGTCCCTTAGCTCTGGCCGGTCTAAATAAAGGAGATGAGATTATTGCCATAAACGGAAAGAAGATCAAAAAAGATTTGGAACACTTGTTGGGTTATTTTGCCGAAGAATCTGAGGTAGAACTTCACTATTTTCATCGAAATAAATTATACCAGGTTTCTGTTCCTCTCATTGTTCAAAAGCGCTTTATGGTTCCGCAGTTTATGCCCCTTGCAAATCCGAGTTCGGAGCAATTGCTAAATCGGGCCTCATGGCAGAAGGTAGAACTTTTTCAGCCCTCAACATATGTCAAAGAAGAAAAAGCGTAA
- the rplI gene encoding 50S ribosomal protein L9: protein MEVILKQPIRNLGDQDDVVKVKPGYARNYLIPQGLAILATASSKKALDEKKRQAAHKQEFVKQQAEEEAAKLEGLKITIETLAGADGKLFGSVTGIQLVNKLKELGHEIDRKTLTFEDIRTTGEYTATVHLHKEVKAEIQIEVLRKEN from the coding sequence ATGGAAGTAATCTTAAAACAACCGATAAGAAACCTGGGTGATCAGGATGATGTTGTAAAGGTAAAGCCTGGATATGCACGCAATTACCTGATCCCACAAGGCCTTGCTATTTTGGCTACTGCCTCTAGCAAGAAAGCTTTAGATGAAAAGAAGAGACAAGCTGCCCACAAGCAAGAATTCGTAAAGCAACAAGCTGAAGAAGAAGCTGCTAAACTGGAAGGTTTGAAAATCACTATCGAAACCCTCGCAGGTGCCGATGGAAAACTCTTCGGATCTGTTACTGGCATTCAGTTAGTAAACAAGCTGAAAGAACTTGGACACGAAATTGATCGTAAGACTCTGACTTTTGAAGATATCAGAACTACTGGCGAATACACTGCTACAGTTCACCTTCACAAAGAAGTCAAAGCTGAGATTCAAATTGAAGTCCTCAGAAAAGAGAACTAA
- the rpsR gene encoding 30S ribosomal protein S18, with amino-acid sequence MAKSPVIGPTASNRIKSKQRSKKYCRFKKAGITYIDYKDPDFLLKFVNDQGKILPRRLTGTSLKFQRRLSVSIKRARHLALLPFVTDELK; translated from the coding sequence ATGGCAAAATCTCCAGTTATTGGGCCTACGGCGTCCAACCGGATTAAGTCAAAGCAAAGAAGTAAGAAGTACTGCCGTTTCAAGAAAGCTGGCATCACTTATATTGACTACAAAGATCCAGACTTCCTCTTGAAGTTTGTAAATGATCAAGGAAAGATTCTTCCTCGTCGTTTGACAGGAACCAGCCTGAAATTTCAGCGCAGACTTTCCGTATCTATCAAGCGTGCCCGTCATTTGGCACTTTTACCATTTGTTACTGACGAGTTGAAATAA
- the rpsF gene encoding 30S ribosomal protein S6, translated as MDITPKSFNNEYETTFILTPDLSGDEQKQAVDKIVNLIKDNGGTVHNREHWGVRKLAYPIARKTSGFYVYMEFNAPGAIIPKLEQTYRYDDQVIRYLTVKLEKHALAYNKKRRDQSFGLRKEAKTF; from the coding sequence ATGGATATAACACCCAAATCGTTTAACAACGAGTATGAAACGACGTTCATCCTCACTCCCGATCTGTCAGGGGACGAACAGAAACAGGCAGTTGACAAAATCGTCAATCTGATTAAGGACAATGGTGGGACCGTGCACAATAGAGAGCACTGGGGCGTACGCAAGTTAGCCTATCCCATAGCGAGAAAGACGTCCGGCTTTTACGTTTACATGGAGTTTAATGCTCCAGGAGCTATTATTCCTAAGCTCGAGCAAACGTATCGCTACGACGACCAGGTAATTAGGTATTTAACCGTAAAATTGGAAAAGCACGCGCTGGCTTATAACAAGAAGCGTCGTGACCAAAGCTTTGGCCTCCGCAAAGAAGCCAAGACATTTTAA
- a CDS encoding OsmC family protein, whose product MADTTTKVVYKTKTSWVEKLAFDNQIDQHSFRIDGNGPTPEGTGPSPKKMLLTSLAACTGIDIVSMLEKMRVPITGLELDTEADLTEEHPKVFSEIRLTYRVFGENIDRAKVEKAVQLSKEKYCGVSAILEKNSPIKIEIEYVEA is encoded by the coding sequence ATGGCAGATACAACAACTAAAGTCGTTTATAAAACCAAAACCAGCTGGGTCGAAAAACTCGCTTTCGACAACCAGATAGATCAACATAGCTTCCGTATCGATGGAAATGGCCCCACGCCAGAAGGTACAGGTCCTAGTCCTAAAAAAATGCTGCTTACTTCTCTGGCAGCCTGTACAGGGATTGACATTGTTTCTATGTTGGAGAAAATGCGCGTGCCGATTACAGGCCTGGAACTGGATACAGAAGCTGATCTTACAGAGGAGCATCCCAAAGTATTTTCCGAGATTCGTTTGACCTATCGAGTATTTGGAGAAAATATCGATCGGGCGAAAGTGGAAAAAGCTGTTCAGCTCTCCAAGGAAAAGTATTGCGGAGTATCAGCTATACTGGAAAAGAATTCGCCGATCAAAATTGAGATTGAGTACGTAGAAGCTTAG
- a CDS encoding pirin family protein, with translation MRKIRKIQSPRNHIQFIVYPEDREAMKPFVFFDAGNMQREDEGLEIHTHPHSGIGIITYFHGTDLHHGDSGSNEGIIRGGGAQWIRAGGGVWHEEKYRRPAGKSEGKWKASIHQLWMALPPEFEEREVEYSNLQPEEIPSIGQVKVLVGEYQGVKGKIHTPFDMSYLDVSLDAKEEWEIQLPATQSKGFLFPRNGNLFIEGEEIPNQRMGILQEGTGTLSLKAGAEGADFVLLSAAPSQHPLVISRSSIHTNKEALERSMLRIQEIAETVS, from the coding sequence ATGAGAAAGATTCGCAAAATTCAGTCTCCCCGAAACCACATACAATTCATCGTTTATCCAGAAGATAGAGAAGCGATGAAGCCCTTTGTCTTTTTCGATGCTGGTAATATGCAAAGAGAGGATGAGGGCCTGGAAATTCATACCCATCCCCATTCCGGCATAGGGATCATTACCTATTTTCATGGAACGGATCTTCATCATGGAGATAGCGGAAGCAATGAGGGAATTATCCGGGGAGGAGGTGCTCAATGGATCAGGGCTGGAGGAGGAGTTTGGCATGAAGAAAAGTACAGAAGACCTGCTGGGAAATCGGAGGGCAAATGGAAAGCTTCCATTCATCAATTGTGGATGGCGCTGCCTCCTGAATTCGAAGAAAGGGAAGTTGAGTACAGCAATCTGCAGCCAGAGGAGATTCCTTCAATTGGGCAGGTAAAGGTTTTGGTAGGGGAATACCAGGGAGTAAAAGGGAAAATCCATACCCCTTTCGATATGAGCTACCTGGACGTATCTCTGGATGCAAAAGAAGAATGGGAAATTCAACTTCCGGCCACCCAAAGCAAAGGCTTTCTTTTCCCCCGAAACGGAAATCTTTTTATTGAAGGGGAAGAAATACCCAATCAGCGTATGGGAATTCTGCAAGAGGGGACAGGAACTCTATCCTTGAAAGCTGGAGCAGAAGGAGCAGATTTTGTCTTGCTGAGTGCTGCTCCCAGTCAGCATCCTTTGGTGATCTCTCGTAGTTCTATTCATACAAATAAAGAGGCTTTGGAGAGAAGTATGCTTCGGATACAAGAAATCGCAGAAACTGTATCTTAG
- a CDS encoding AraC family transcriptional regulator, whose translation MSDIIFHRSSEKGRGLPFAILSSSQEPMLEEDLFTPSLRDFHVVFWFKKGVGKYYIDFQEYTYKPNTIVMVSKDQVHYFEKPEQDWELISIPFLSDFIYRNDNDLRHLFNFNISCHLEGQQILHLKKEDADFLKDIVSYLRLVYYQWVGKAQQDAFYHWLCIFLIYCEKLQESPPTELLEGQGDDTRLLLDFLEILETHYKEERSVGFYIEQLNISLKVLARITQERYKISPKQVINERVMLEMKRQLRGSNRPIKQIAYDLGFGEPTNMVKYFKKYSGHTPSAFREQK comes from the coding sequence ATGTCTGACATCATATTCCATAGATCAAGTGAAAAAGGAAGAGGGCTTCCATTCGCCATCCTTTCCAGTAGCCAGGAACCGATGCTGGAGGAAGACCTCTTTACTCCCTCATTGCGGGATTTTCATGTAGTCTTTTGGTTTAAGAAAGGCGTAGGGAAATACTACATTGATTTTCAGGAATATACCTATAAGCCCAATACGATTGTAATGGTTTCCAAAGATCAGGTTCACTATTTTGAAAAGCCTGAACAAGATTGGGAACTTATTTCTATTCCTTTTCTCAGTGACTTCATCTACAGAAATGACAATGACCTAAGGCATTTGTTCAATTTCAATATTTCTTGCCATCTGGAAGGTCAGCAGATTTTGCATTTGAAAAAAGAAGATGCTGACTTTCTGAAGGATATAGTTAGTTATTTGCGACTTGTGTATTATCAGTGGGTAGGCAAAGCGCAGCAAGACGCTTTTTACCACTGGCTTTGCATTTTCCTCATTTATTGCGAAAAATTGCAGGAAAGCCCTCCCACAGAACTTTTGGAAGGACAGGGAGATGATACCCGACTGCTGTTGGATTTTCTGGAGATTCTGGAAACACATTATAAAGAAGAAAGAAGTGTGGGCTTCTACATTGAACAGCTCAATATTTCCCTGAAAGTACTGGCCCGGATTACTCAGGAGCGATATAAAATCTCTCCCAAGCAAGTTATCAATGAGCGGGTAATGCTGGAAATGAAACGGCAACTCAGAGGAAGCAATCGACCCATCAAGCAAATTGCTTACGATTTGGGCTTTGGAGAACCCACCAATATGGTCAAGTACTTTAAAAAATACAGTGGGCATACTCCCAGCGCTTTCCGGGAACAAAAGTAA
- a CDS encoding MATE family efflux transporter, whose protein sequence is MSKDLLKGSTNKALLSMSVPISIGMLSTILFQVIDTYFVGQLGAEPLAALSFASTVYFLLVGLFIGFSVAVSIMVAKAFGAKEIDKLKQILGLSLLISGLITVFLSWLGIISISSVFGFLGADEQTLPHVAAYMSILYLGMPLLAYGIIGGGALRATGNVKSPEVVFGLAGIINALLDYAFIFGVGPFPQLGIQGVALGTLISWIFIFLAMTVLLLRDKLLILPHFRSLVHELPIFKEISRLGLPSIATQLVGPATLMFITYILGKEGGAAVAAFGVAGRIETLMLIGVMGVSTAATPFIAQNLGAKKHLRIDEAIVFGGKASVYLGIFLFFFLIALAGPIAGMFSEDPLIISYTQKYFYLVAISYVFYSLYLISSSIFNGLQLAVNSLKIILVKSFLFTLPLVLIGSFWGVEGIFAGLSVSNVLGGLYAGKELRKQLKKVNSPLSQRNPWQDYKSDLNSLVKGLLSLLGKLKT, encoded by the coding sequence ATGTCAAAGGATTTATTGAAAGGGTCGACCAACAAAGCCCTCTTGTCTATGTCCGTTCCCATAAGCATAGGCATGTTGTCTACCATTCTCTTTCAGGTCATTGATACCTATTTCGTTGGACAATTAGGAGCAGAGCCCCTGGCAGCTTTGAGTTTTGCTTCGACAGTTTACTTTTTGTTGGTAGGCTTATTTATCGGTTTTTCGGTAGCCGTTTCGATTATGGTTGCCAAAGCCTTTGGAGCAAAGGAAATTGATAAGTTAAAGCAGATTTTAGGCCTTTCACTCCTAATAAGCGGCTTGATAACTGTCTTTCTTTCCTGGCTGGGAATCATAAGCATAAGTTCTGTATTCGGTTTCTTAGGGGCAGATGAACAAACCTTGCCCCATGTTGCTGCCTATATGAGTATCCTCTATCTGGGGATGCCTTTGCTGGCGTATGGAATTATTGGCGGGGGAGCATTGAGGGCCACCGGAAATGTGAAATCTCCTGAAGTCGTTTTTGGGTTAGCAGGCATTATAAATGCTCTTCTGGATTATGCCTTTATTTTTGGAGTTGGTCCCTTTCCACAGCTCGGCATACAAGGAGTCGCTTTAGGAACCCTCATTTCCTGGATCTTTATATTTCTAGCGATGACGGTCCTTCTCTTGAGAGATAAACTGCTCATCCTGCCCCACTTTAGATCATTGGTGCATGAACTCCCTATTTTTAAGGAAATATCGCGCTTGGGACTTCCTTCCATTGCCACCCAATTGGTCGGCCCTGCGACCCTCATGTTCATTACCTATATACTGGGTAAGGAAGGAGGTGCCGCTGTAGCTGCCTTTGGGGTGGCTGGCAGGATAGAAACCCTGATGCTCATTGGGGTGATGGGGGTAAGTACAGCAGCTACTCCTTTTATCGCGCAAAATCTGGGAGCAAAAAAGCACCTTCGCATAGATGAAGCTATTGTCTTTGGAGGAAAGGCATCTGTTTACCTCGGGATATTTCTATTCTTCTTTCTGATAGCCCTGGCCGGTCCCATAGCTGGAATGTTTAGTGAAGACCCCCTGATCATCAGCTATACCCAAAAGTACTTTTACCTGGTAGCAATTTCCTACGTCTTCTACAGCCTGTATTTGATCAGTAGTTCTATTTTCAATGGCTTGCAATTAGCTGTCAATTCGCTCAAAATCATTTTGGTGAAAAGCTTTCTGTTCACGCTTCCTCTGGTTTTAATTGGATCTTTTTGGGGCGTGGAGGGAATATTCGCCGGACTTTCAGTAAGCAATGTTTTGGGAGGACTTTATGCGGGAAAAGAGCTGCGAAAACAATTGAAAAAAGTGAATTCTCCTTTAAGCCAAAGAAATCCCTGGCAAGATTACAAATCAGACCTCAACTCTTTGGTTAAAGGACTACTGTCTTTGCTGGGAAAATTGAAAACATGA
- a CDS encoding NAD(P)H-dependent oxidoreductase, giving the protein MKKVLVFGGSNNSESINQELARIAGKLLERTTMQEIKLSDYPLPIYGIDHEKTLGIPEEATKLKAVFDAYDAYIISVPEHNLSVPAFFKNSIDWLSRIHMSFFEHKPILLLSTSPGKGGGESSLAHAETILSNYLAGRIVGKFSLARFYQSVEIQEDGSIRLKEEYLEVLKEEVDRLEEEVGAKVESL; this is encoded by the coding sequence ATGAAAAAAGTATTAGTCTTTGGAGGAAGCAATAATTCAGAATCAATCAATCAGGAGCTGGCTCGCATTGCAGGAAAATTGTTGGAGAGGACGACGATGCAGGAAATAAAGCTTAGCGACTATCCCCTGCCTATTTATGGTATTGACCATGAGAAGACCTTAGGGATTCCAGAAGAAGCGACTAAACTGAAAGCTGTCTTTGATGCATATGATGCATATATCATTTCAGTGCCTGAGCACAATTTGTCTGTGCCTGCTTTTTTCAAAAACAGCATTGATTGGCTTTCTCGCATACACATGAGTTTTTTTGAGCATAAACCGATTCTTTTGCTGAGTACTTCTCCAGGCAAAGGAGGAGGAGAAAGCTCCCTTGCTCATGCGGAAACCATTTTATCCAACTATTTGGCGGGAAGAATTGTGGGGAAATTCAGCCTGGCAAGATTCTATCAATCAGTAGAGATCCAGGAAGATGGGAGTATTAGGCTAAAAGAGGAGTATCTGGAGGTCTTGAAAGAGGAAGTAGATCGATTAGAGGAGGAGGTAGGCGCGAAAGTAGAAAGTCTATAG
- a CDS encoding amidophosphoribosyltransferase has protein sequence MSDQIKHECGLGLVRLLKPLEYYQEKYGTAMWGLNKLYMLMEKQRNRGQDGAGLAVVKLNVRPGRPYMERMRSNKAQPWSHVFKKIDQAHERFKADFPDTHTEAEVLKQHFPFAGEVLMGHLRYGTQGSYGISSCHPVIRTHEYINRALAIAGNFNLTNVNYLFEKLVELGQHPRYMTDTETVLERIGHFLDVANEHLYAKYKKNGYSRNEIAKLISEGLNLTKVLKNSARAWDGGYVMGGIVGNGDAFVVRDPNGIRPCFYHIHEDYIVAASERAAISTIFNLHPSDIHELPAGHILSIKGGRQCAKLKPFTKVGKKLSCSFERIYFSRGTDIDIYKERKNLGKVIVPSIMKSINHDLQNTVFGFIPNTAEGAFFGMIKELEKTLNSQKVEWIKELGPKAKAADIQKIIDLSPRVEKVISKDVKMRTFITDDSARDDLVAHVYDITRGIVNTDVDNLVCIDDSIVRGTTLKKSILSILERLKPKKVVIVSSAPQIRYPDCYGIDMSQIGKLIAFQAAIALLKERGMQDVIDKTYRKILSMKEEGNMSARNVVKDIYAPFTDEEISAKIAELVCPKDFKPELEIVYQTIENLHKAIPDHRGDWYFSGDYPTPGGIGVVNQAYLNFYEGKSTRAYAMANV, from the coding sequence GTGAGCGATCAGATAAAACATGAGTGCGGTTTAGGGCTCGTCAGGCTTTTGAAACCCCTCGAATATTACCAGGAAAAATACGGTACTGCCATGTGGGGCCTCAACAAGCTCTACATGCTTATGGAAAAGCAACGTAACCGCGGCCAGGATGGTGCCGGTTTGGCAGTAGTGAAATTGAATGTCAGACCCGGTCGCCCATACATGGAGCGAATGCGAAGCAACAAGGCGCAGCCCTGGTCTCATGTATTCAAAAAAATTGACCAGGCCCACGAAAGGTTTAAAGCCGACTTTCCCGACACCCATACAGAAGCAGAGGTTCTCAAACAACATTTCCCCTTTGCAGGAGAAGTGCTTATGGGGCATTTGCGATATGGAACTCAGGGAAGCTATGGTATCAGTAGTTGCCATCCGGTGATTCGTACCCATGAGTACATCAACCGTGCACTCGCCATAGCCGGAAATTTCAACCTCACCAATGTAAATTACCTCTTCGAAAAACTCGTGGAGTTGGGGCAGCACCCCCGTTATATGACAGATACGGAAACCGTTTTGGAACGTATCGGCCACTTCCTGGATGTAGCCAATGAGCATTTATATGCCAAATACAAAAAGAATGGTTACTCCCGGAATGAAATCGCAAAGCTCATTTCGGAGGGCTTAAACCTGACAAAGGTTTTGAAAAACTCTGCAAGGGCCTGGGATGGAGGCTATGTTATGGGGGGCATTGTCGGCAACGGCGATGCCTTCGTCGTTAGAGACCCTAATGGAATTCGCCCTTGCTTTTATCATATACATGAAGACTATATCGTAGCCGCCTCCGAGAGAGCTGCTATCAGCACCATATTCAACCTTCACCCTTCAGATATCCACGAATTGCCCGCAGGCCATATCCTGAGTATCAAAGGAGGAAGACAATGCGCAAAACTGAAGCCCTTTACCAAAGTTGGCAAAAAGCTGAGCTGTTCTTTTGAAAGAATCTATTTCTCTCGGGGAACAGATATCGATATTTATAAAGAGAGGAAGAATCTGGGGAAAGTAATTGTCCCCAGCATCATGAAGAGCATCAATCACGACCTTCAGAATACTGTTTTTGGTTTTATCCCCAATACAGCAGAAGGTGCCTTCTTCGGGATGATCAAGGAATTAGAGAAAACCTTGAATTCTCAGAAGGTAGAGTGGATCAAAGAATTGGGGCCAAAAGCAAAGGCTGCAGATATCCAGAAGATCATCGACCTGAGCCCAAGGGTGGAAAAGGTGATCAGCAAGGACGTAAAGATGCGGACCTTTATTACCGATGATTCCGCTCGGGATGATCTGGTAGCTCACGTTTACGACATTACCCGGGGAATTGTCAATACAGATGTTGACAATCTCGTATGTATAGACGACTCTATTGTGAGAGGGACTACCCTCAAAAAGAGTATCCTCAGCATACTGGAGAGACTAAAACCCAAGAAGGTAGTTATCGTTTCTTCTGCTCCTCAGATCAGGTATCCGGATTGTTACGGAATCGACATGTCTCAAATCGGCAAGCTCATCGCTTTCCAGGCAGCTATCGCTCTCCTAAAGGAAAGAGGTATGCAGGATGTGATAGATAAGACCTATCGCAAGATTCTCAGCATGAAAGAAGAAGGAAATATGTCTGCCCGCAATGTGGTAAAAGACATTTATGCGCCTTTCACGGACGAAGAGATTTCTGCCAAAATTGCCGAGCTCGTTTGTCCGAAAGATTTCAAGCCAGAACTGGAGATTGTATACCAAACGATTGAAAATCTGCACAAGGCAATTCCGGATCATAGAGGAGACTGGTATTTCTCTGGAGATTATCCTACGCCAGGTGGTATCGGTGTGGTGAATCAGGCCTATCTCAATTTCTATGAGGGAAAAAGCACGCGTGCCTATGCCATGGCCAATGTTTAA
- the hpt gene encoding hypoxanthine phosphoribosyltransferase: protein MKKEIKIHDLEFEEFISSERIQARIQEMADQLNTDYKDADPIIVPVLSGAFLFAADLIRRMDVGPEIHFIKASSYGDELESSGKVKILLDVPVDLKGRHVLIMEDIVDSGLTCSFLCDYFARQSPASIEIVSLLYKPENLKYPPVPKYVGFEIGPDFVVGYGLDYAQKGRDHDAIYILKD from the coding sequence TTGAAAAAGGAAATAAAGATCCATGATCTGGAGTTTGAAGAATTTATTTCTTCCGAACGTATTCAGGCAAGAATCCAGGAAATGGCTGATCAGTTAAACACTGATTATAAAGATGCTGATCCCATTATTGTTCCGGTTTTGAGTGGAGCCTTCCTCTTTGCAGCTGATTTGATCCGACGAATGGACGTTGGGCCAGAAATCCATTTTATCAAAGCATCCAGTTATGGAGATGAGCTGGAAAGTTCTGGAAAAGTGAAAATATTGTTGGATGTGCCGGTGGACCTCAAAGGGCGACATGTCCTGATCATGGAAGATATTGTGGATAGTGGCCTTACCTGCAGTTTCCTTTGCGATTATTTTGCCAGGCAATCACCCGCCTCTATTGAGATTGTAAGTTTGCTATACAAGCCTGAAAATTTGAAATATCCTCCTGTCCCTAAATATGTGGGTTTCGAGATCGGACCTGATTTTGTTGTAGGCTATGGCTTGGATTATGCCCAGAAAGGAAGGGACCACGATGCGATCTATATCCTGAAGGACTAG